Proteins co-encoded in one Dreissena polymorpha isolate Duluth1 chromosome 12, UMN_Dpol_1.0, whole genome shotgun sequence genomic window:
- the LOC127852162 gene encoding xaa-Arg dipeptidase-like, which produces MDDLKALASDVINQISAELHKISQSIWNQPELAFNEFHAHSVLTDFLEVAGFTVEKSFKLPTAFRATYKTADHSEGPNIAVLCEYDALPGIGHACGHNLIAEVGVAAGLAVKEAMITSSGELKGTLTVLGCPAEEGLCGKADLLRLNAFEGVNVAMMAHPSQYNLSRPKYVSMTPLSIKFHGKASHAASYPWDGVNALDAAVMCYNNISCARQQMQPTWRVHGVIKNGGVAPNIIPEETELEYYLRTPTNTEMGTLKEKMSQCVQGAAIATGCTFDCEFGEKSYLSLISNDPLASIYEACATSVGIQIETDPERISKYGGSTDMGNVSHVIPSIHPKFFIGSHVSQHTKEFAVLSGDPGAQKHALNVAKALAFTALEVYNDKMLLKKIQDSFERDKEANGSGAL; this is translated from the exons ATGGATGATTTAAAAGCACTTGCAAGCGATGTCATCAATCAGATTTCTGCAGAGTTACACAAGATAAGTCAATCTATATGGAATCAGCCCGAACTTGCATTTAACGAGTTTCATGCGCACTCAGTTCTGACAGATTTTCTTGAAGTCGCAGGTTTCACAGTGGAAAAGTCATTCAAGCTTCCAACTGCATTCAGAGCCACGTATAAAACCGCAGACCACTCAGAGGGTCCCAACATTGCCGTACTGTGCGAGTATGACGCCCTACCAGGCATTGGGCATGCATGCGGCCATAATCTGATAGCAGAGGTGGGGGTGGCTGCGGGGCTTGCAGTGAAAGAAGCAATGATTACATCCTCTGGAGAGCTCAAAGGGACA TTGACAGTTCTAGGATGCCCTGCTGAAGAAGGCCTGTGTGGCAAGGCAGATCTGCTGCGGTTGAATGCGTTTGAGGGAGTCAACGTAGCTATGATGGCACATCCCTCACAGTACAATCTCTCCAGGCCAAAATATGTGTCAATGACGCC ACTGTCCATTAAGTTCCATGGTAAGGCGTCCCATGCAGCCTCCTATCCCTGGGATGGCGTCAATGCCCTTGACGCTGCAGTCATGTGCTACAACAACATCTCCTGCGCACGGCAACAGATGCAGCCTACTTGGAGGGTGCATG GTGTTATCAAGAATGGTGGTGTTGCACCCAACATCATACCAGAAGAAACAGAGCTGGAGTACTACCTAAGAACTCCAACAAACACTGAAATGGGGACCTTGAAAGAGAAGATGTCACAATGTGTCCAGGGGGCTGCCATTGCCACTGGATGTACA tTCGACTGTGAATTTGGGGAGAAGTCCTATTTGAGTCTCATAAGCAACGATCCATTAGCAAGTATTTACGAGGCCTGTGCAACCTCAGTGGGCATTCAGATTGAAACTGATCCAGAAAGAATCAGTAAATATGGCGGGTCAACAGACATGGGGAACGTTTCGCACGTTATTCCAAGCATTCATCCGAAGTTTTTCATAGGCTCTCACGTGAGCCAGCACACGAAGGAGTTTGCAGTGCTCTCAGGTGATCCGGGTGCTCAGAAGCATGCACTGAATGTGGCCAAGGCGTTGGCGTTCACGGCTTTGGAAGTGTACAATGATAAGATGTTGCTAAAAAAAATCCAGGATAGTTTCGAGCGTGATAAGGAAGCTAACGGCAGTGGGGCTTTATAG